One window of the Polypterus senegalus isolate Bchr_013 chromosome 18, ASM1683550v1, whole genome shotgun sequence genome contains the following:
- the nkx2.1 gene encoding homeobox protein Nkx-2.1, producing the protein MSMSPKHTTPFSVSDILSPLEESYKKVSMEGNNLGAPLAAYRQPQVSQAAMQQHHMGHNGTVPATYHMAAAGVPQLSHTAMGGYCNGNLGNLANMSELPPYQESMRNSASATGWYGANPDPRFSTISRFMGPSSGMNMSGMGSLGSLADVSKGMAPLQSTPRRKRRVLFSQAQVYELERRFKQQKYLSAPEREHLASMIHLTPTQVKIWFQNHRYKMKRQAKDKVTQQQMQQDTSSCQQQQQSPRRVAVPVLVKDGKPCQGGTTTSTTSIQGHHQQATGAISVATNSSGIGQHQSHQAGSTGHSPDLGQHSSSPSSLQSQVSSLSHLNSSSSDYGTAMPCSALLYGRTW; encoded by the exons ATGTCGATGAGCCCCAAGCATACGACTCCTTTCTCAGTTTCTGATATTTTGAGTCCCCTAGAGGAGAGCTACAAGAAAGTGAGCATGGAGGGCAACAATTTGGGGGCTCCCCTGGCAGCTTACCGGCAACCTCAGGTCTCTCAAGCAGCCATGCAGCAGCATCACATGGGGCACAACGGGACGGTGCCCGCCACCTACCACATGGCAGCCGCGGGGGTGCCGCAGCTTTCTCACACAGCCATGGGGGGCTACTGCAACGGTAATCTGGGAAATCTGGCCAACATGAGCGAGCTTCCGCCTTACCAAGAGAGCATGAGGAACAGCGCCTCGGCAACTGGCTGGTACGGGGCAAACCCAGACCCACGTTTCTCTACAA TTTCTCGCTTCATGGGCCCATCCTCCGGGATGAACATGAGTGGAATGGGCAGTCTTGGCTCTCTGGCAGATGTCAGTAAAGGCATGGCACCCTTGCAGAGCACACCCAGGAGAAAACGCAGAGTACTGTTCTCTCAAGCCCAGGTATACGAATTGGAAAGGCGGTTTAAGCAACAGAAATATCTTTCGGCGCCTGAAAGGGAACATTTGGCAAGCATGATCCATCTCACTCCCACTCAGGTTAAAATCTGGTTTCAGAATCACCGGTACAAGATGAAGAGGCAAGCCAAAGACAAGGTGACACAGCAACAGATGCAGCAGGACACCAGCTCTTGTCAACAGCAGCAGCAGTCCCCAAGGCGCGTGGCGGTGCCTGTGCTTGTGAAAGACGGCAAACCCTGCCAAGGAGGCACCACAACCTCGACAACGTCCATTCAGGGTCATCACCAGCAGGCCACCGGTGCCATTTCAGTAGCGACTAATAGCTCTGGGATTGGTCAACACCAAAGCCACCAGGCTGGCAGTACGGGGCATTCGCCAGATCTCGGTCAGCATTCATCCAGCCCTTCATCGCTGCAGAGCCAGGTGTCCAGTTTGTCTCATCTAAACTCTTCTAGTTCAGATTATGGCACAGCCATGCCGTGTTCTGCACTATTATATGGTAGGACCTGGTGA